The following DNA comes from Microcella sp..
CCGGCGGCGGCGGATGCTCGCGCGAGATTCTCGGCCCCGGCAGCATTGACGGCCATCGCCTCGGCTTCGTGGGTCTCGGCGTCGTCGACTCGGGTATACGCGGCCGCGTTGAGCACCGCATGGTGGCCCGCCACTGCGTCGAGGCACGCGGCGGGGTCGGTGATGTCGAGCGCCCCGCGGTCGAGCGCCGTGACCTCGTGACCCGCGCGCTCGGCGGACTGTCGCAGGTCGGTGCCGAGCATGCCGCTCGCACCGGTGATCGCGATGCGTATCGGCGAACCGCTCGCTGGGGTCACTGCCCTTGCGCCCGGTAGCGCGCCTCGGTGGCGTCTTTCTGCGGAGCCCACCAGGCTTCGTTCTCGCGGTACCACTCGATCGTCGCCGCGAGACCCGCGGCGAAGTCGGCGTACTGGGGCTGCCAGCCGAGCTCGGCGCGCAGTTTGCTTGAGTCGATGGCATAGCGCAGGTCGTGGCCGGGGCGGTCGACGACGTGGTCGTAGGCGTCGGCAGGTTGGCCGAGCGTGGTGAGAATCAGTTCGACGACGTCTTTGTTGCTCTGCTCGCCGTCGGCGCCGATGAGGTAGGTCTCGCCGATGCGGCCCCGCTCGAGAATCGTCAGAACGGCGGCGGAGTGGTCGTCGGCGTGAATCCAGTCGCGCACGTTGAGGCCGGCCCCGTACAGCTTGGGGCGCTCGCCGCGCAGCACGTTGGTGATCTGCCGGGGAATGAACTTTTCGACGTGCTGATAGGGGCCGTAGTTGTTCGAGCAGTTCGAGATCGTGGCCTGCAGGTCGAATGACCGCACCCATGCTCGCACGAGCAGGTCGCTGCCCGCCTTGGTCGACGAGTAGGGGCTCGAGGGGTTGTAGGCGGTGGATTCGGTGAAGCGCGCCGGGTCGTCGAGCTCGAGGTCGCCGTAGACCTCGTCGGTCGAGATGTGGTGGAAGCGGGTGCCGTGGCGGCGCGCCGCTTCGAGCAGCGTGTACGTGCCGATGATGTTGGTGTCGACGAAGGGGCGGGGGTCGTCGAGCGAGTTGTCGTTGTGGCTCTCAGCGGCGTAGTGCACGACGGCGTCGGCGGCCTCGACGAGCTGGTCGACGAGCGCCGCGTCGCAGATGTCGCCCTGCACGAACGTCAGGCGGGCATCCGAAAGGCCGGCCAGCGACTCGCGGTTGCCGGCGTAAGTGAGCTTGTCGAGCACCGTGACGTGGTGGTCGGTGTGCTCGATCACGTGGTGCACGAAGTTCGAGCCGATGAAGCCGGCGCCGCCGGTGACGAGAAGGTTCACCCGCCGATTCTAGTGAGCGGCCTCCGGCCCGCTGCCGTCGAGCAGCGGAGTCTCATCGACCAGCGGCAACGTGATCGGCCCCGTCTCGGCGGGTACGAGGGCGGCCGCTGAGCGGTAAGCGACGCGGTGGGCGGCCACGAAGGCGTCGTGGCGGTCGGTTGCGGGCAGCACGAGCGCTTCGCCGGCCGGAAACGCCGTGGCCCGCTCGAGAGCGACGGCGGTCTCGCGGCCGGGCACGATGATCTCGTCGCTGATGCGCACGGCCGCGCGCAGGGCGAGCCGGCGTAGCGGTGCGCGGCGGCGCACCGGCTGGCCCGCGTCGTAGAAGCTGAGGTCGTGCACCGTGACGACGCGCGGCCGCGTGAGCAGCAGCGGCACGGGCGGCCAGGGGGAGTGCACGGCGTCGACGTCGTGGCGGCGGGCGATGCGCGGCAGCGCGAACTGGCGCCACAGCATCCGCACCGCCCTGAAGCGCAAGCCCCGGGGGCCGCTCTCGACGATCGCGGCGGGGGCGAGGCGGCGATAGTGCTCGGCGTCGCTCCGCCGGCAGGTGATCACGAGGTCGCCGTCGAGGCCGGTCGCGAGGGCGTCGACGTAGTCGGCTGCAGCGTCGTCGTTCAGGCGCGCCGCGGTCGCATCGAGCAGCACGAGCACACGTGCACGGCGGGGGCCGTCGGTCGCCCTGGGCATGCCCTCACTGTCGCACGCCGAGCCGCTGGGGCACCAGTACCCCGTTGCTAGGCTGTCGACCGTGCTGATCCGTGAGCTGACGGTGCCGGGAGCCTTCGAGGTCACACCCCGGCAGTTCGATGACGACCGCGGCACCTTCTACGAGTGGTACCGCTTCGATGCACTGGCCGAGGCGGTCGGCCACCCTCTCGATCTGCGGCAGGGCAACGGCTCGGTGTCGCGCAAGGGCGTCGTGCGGGGCATCCATTTCGCGGATGTTCCGCCCAGCCAGGCCAAGTACGTCACGGTCGCGCACGGTGCGGTTCTCGACTTCGTGGTCGACATCCGCGTCGGCTCGCCGACCTTCGGCCAGTGGGATTCGGTCGTGCTCGACACGGTCGACCGGCGTGCGCTCTATGTGGCCGAGGGTCTCGGTCACTGCTTCGTCGCCCTGACTGACGACGCCGCCGTGAGCTATCTGGTGAGCGAGGTGTTCGCGCCGCAGCGCGAGCACGGCATCACGCCGCTCGACGAGACCGTCGGTCTCGACCTGCCGTTCGCACGCGACGAGCTGCTGTTGTCAGAGAAAGACCTCGCGGCGCCGACGTTGCTCGAGGCCGAGCGCGACGGGCTGCTGCCGACCTGGCAGGCCACGACCACGTTCACGCGTTCGCTCGACGAGAGCTGGGCCGGCCGATGAAGGGCATCATTCTCGCGGGCGGCTCGGGCACACGACTGTGGCCGATCACCAAGGGCATCTCGAAGCAGCTCATGCCGATCTTCGACAAGCCGATGGTCTACTACCCGCTGTCGACACTCATGATGGCGGGCATCCGCGAGATTCTCGTCATCACGACGCCCGAATATCGCGCCCAGTTCGAGGCTCTGCTCGGCGACGGCGGCGACCTCGGCATCAGCCTCAGCTACGCTTCGCAGCCCTCGCCCGACGGGCTCGCGCAGGCGTTTCTCATCGGCGAGCAGTTCATCGGCGACGACAGCGTCGCCCTCGTGCTCGGCGACAATATCTTTCACGGCGCGGGTCTCGGCTCGGCGCTGCGGCAGTACCGCGAGATCGACGGCGGCCTCATCTTCGCGTACCAGGTGGCCAACCCTTCGGCGTACGGCGTGGTCGAGTTCGACGCAGAGGGTCGCGCTGTGTCGATCGACGAGAAGCCCGCGCACCCGAAGAGCGACTACGCCGTGCCGGGGCTCTACTTCTATGACAACAGCGTCATCGAGATCGCGAAGTCGATTCGCCCGAGCGAACGAGGCGAGCTCGAGATCTCGAGCGTCAACGAGCACTATCTGCGCGCGGGTCGTTTGCAGGTGCACGCCCTCGATCGCGGCACCGCGTGGCTCGACACGGGCACGTTTGAATCGATGATGCAGGCCTCAGAGTATGTGCGGGTCATCGAAGACCGGCAGGGCTACAAGATCGGCTGCATCGAAGAGATCGCCTGGCGCGCGGGCTGGATCGACGACGACCAGTTGGCGGCTCTCGCCGCTCCGCTCGCGAAGAGCGGGTACGGCACCTACCTGCAGCGACTGCTCAGGCGGTAGCGCGTGGCCATGACCTATGGTCGCGAGCTCATCGCCACTCGTGAGCTGCTGCTCAACCTGACTATTCGCGAGGTCAAGGGCCAGTACCGCCGAACCGCGCTCGGCCAGCTCTGGTCGATCATCAACCCGCTCGCCACGATGCTCGTCTACACGCTCGTCTTCTCGTTCCTGCTGCGCGTGCCGCCGCCGCCGGGCGAGCCCAGCGGGCTCGACATCTATGCTCTGTGGCTCATGTGCGGCCTGCTGCCCTGGACCTACTTCACGCGCATCGTGAACGGCGGTGTCGCCTCGATCACGAACAATGCCGGGCTCATCACGAAGGTCTACTTTCCGCGCATGCACCTGCCGTTGTCGGTCACGCTCTCGACGGGCATCACCTTCGGCGTTGAGCTCGGCGTGCTCACGATCGCGCTCTGGATCTTCGGCGGCTTCCCGTTGCCGTGGTTGCCTCTCGTGGTGGTCGCCGTCGTGATTCTCGCGATGTTCGGCACAGGCCTCGCCATGATGCTGGCGATCGTCAACGTGCACTTTCGCGACACCCAGCACTTCGTGAACGTTCTGCTGCCGATGTGGATGTTCTTGACGCCGATCATCTACCCGTTCTCGCTCGTCGAGTCGGCCGCAGAAGAGTCGGGGGCCTGGGTCGTCACGGTGTTTCAGCTCAACCCGATGCTGCACATCGTGGAGCTGTTCCGCGCCCTTCTCTATGACAACACCCTGCCCGGCCCGCTCGACTGGCTCGCAGCGATCGTGGCGGCCTCGGTCGTCTTCGCGCTCGGCTACCTGGTGTTCTCGCGGCACGAGCGGCGATTGGCAGAGCTGCTGTGAGCGGGGAATCCGCGCGCGCCGACGAGGCCGCGGTCGTCGTCGACGGGGTGTCGAAGAAGTTCCGGTTGTTTCACGAGCGCAACCAGACGTTGAAGTCGGCCGTCATGCGTGGTCGGCGCATCGTCGCCGACGACTTCTGGGCCGTGCGCGACGTGTCGTTCACGGTGCCGCACGGCGAGACCTTCGGCCTTGTCGGCCGCAACGGCTCGGGCAAGTCGACGCTGCTCAAGATGCTCGCGCGCATCTACCAGCCCGACGAGGGGCGCGTCGTGCTCAACGGCCGGGTCTCGTCGATGCTCGAAGTCGGTTCTGGCTTTCACCCCGAACTCAGCGGGCGCGAAAACATCTTTCTCAACGGTTCGATCTTGGGTCTCACGCGCAAACAGGTGGCGGCGCGATTCGACGAGATCGTCGACTTCTCGGGCGTCGAGACCTTCATCGACCAGCCGGTGAAGAACTACTCGTCGGGCATGTATGTGCGGCTCGGTTTCGCTGTTGCCGTGCACACCGAGCCCGACATTCTCATCGTCGACGAGATTCTCTCCGTCGGTGACGGGGCTTTTCGCGAGAAGTCGCGCAAGAAGTTTCTCGAGTTCACGGGCCAGGGTCGCACCGTGATTCTGGTCTCGCACTCGCTCTCCCAGATTCGCGAGATGTGCCAGCACGTCGCCTGGTTGCACGGCGGCCGGCTGCGGGCGCTCGGGGCGGCCGACGAGGTCGTCGAGGCCTATGAAGACTCGATCGAGTCAGAGGCGAGCTAGCGGCCCGAGTGTGACGAGCGCGCCGGGTCGCGTCACCGCGAGCCGCGCGCGAGCACGGCTGATCGCACGCTGAGCCCGACGCCGAGCGCCGCGCGCACGGGCCACAGGTGCCACCCGGCGTACTTGCGGCTGATGAATCGCCGAGCCGAATCGTGGTGGGCCCGAATCATGACGCTCGAGTCGCTCGCTGTCGTGTGCGCGCCGACGTGCGTCACGGCTGCGCCGGGTTCGAAGCGATTGCGGTACCCGGCCTTGCCCAGGCGGTAGCCGAGGTCGACGTCTTCGAAGTACATGAAGTAGTGCTCGTCGAAGCCGCCGAGCTCGTCGAACGCCGTACGGCGCACGAGCAGGCAGGCGCCCGAGAGCCAGCCGGCATCGCGAGCGGCGACGGCCTCGTCGTCGGCCCGATAGCGCCGAGTCCACGGGTTGTCGTGCCAGAGATTCACGAACAGCGCGTGGCCCACGCCCGTGCGCAGCGACGGCACGCGGCGGGCAGAGGGGTAGACGGTGCCGTCGGGGTTGAGCACCGCGGGGCCGATCGCGCCGATGCGGTCATCGCTCTCTCCGACGGCGACGAGCGCGTCGATGACGCCCGGGTGCAGCACGACGTCGGGGTTGCTGACAAGCACCCAGTGCACCTCGTCGGGCAGGGTCGCGACGCCCGCATTGATCGCGCCCCCGTAGCCGGGGTTGTTCGGCTGAGCTACGTAGGCGGCACCGATCTCGGCGGCGAGTTCTTCCGCCCGAGAGTCGGCGTCGGGCCGGTTGTCGACGACGACCGTGTGCACGAGCTCGCTGCTCGCCCCCGCGATCGAGGCGAGAAAGCCCGGCAGCACCTCATTCGAGCGGTAGGCGACCGTGACGACGGCGACGCGGGCGGTGCCGGGTTCGCCGGCCTGCGCGTTCGACTGCACGTCACCCCCGGTCATGATGCTTCGAATCCTAGTAGCGCGCGTCGGGGCACCCGTAGGCTGGCCGAGTGGCAGACGCGAGCATCTCGGTGGCGATGTGCACGCGCAACGGCGAGCGTTTCGTCGCGCGGCAGGTGCAGAGCATCCTGAACCAGCGCCCCGCCCCGCTCGAGCTCGTGGTGGGCGACGACGCCTCGACCGACGGCACGGTCGCCGTCATCGAGCGCGAGCATGCCGCCGCTCTCGCCGCAGACTCGAGTCTGCCGTCGAGCCTCACGATCATTCGCCGAGACCCTGCGCTCGGGGTGACGGCCAACTTTGCCGCGACGATCGCTGCGTGCAGCGGCGGCCTGATTGCGCTCAGTGATCAGGACGACGAGTGGATGCCCGGCAAGCTCGCCGCCCTCGCCGCAGCGTTCACGGCCGACCCCGAGCTGCTGCTCGCCCACACGGACGCGCGCCTCGTC
Coding sequences within:
- the rfbB gene encoding dTDP-glucose 4,6-dehydratase yields the protein MNLLVTGGAGFIGSNFVHHVIEHTDHHVTVLDKLTYAGNRESLAGLSDARLTFVQGDICDAALVDQLVEAADAVVHYAAESHNDNSLDDPRPFVDTNIIGTYTLLEAARRHGTRFHHISTDEVYGDLELDDPARFTESTAYNPSSPYSSTKAGSDLLVRAWVRSFDLQATISNCSNNYGPYQHVEKFIPRQITNVLRGERPKLYGAGLNVRDWIHADDHSAAVLTILERGRIGETYLIGADGEQSNKDVVELILTTLGQPADAYDHVVDRPGHDLRYAIDSSKLRAELGWQPQYADFAAGLAATIEWYRENEAWWAPQKDATEARYRAQGQ
- a CDS encoding glycosyltransferase, with translation MPRATDGPRRARVLVLLDATAARLNDDAAADYVDALATGLDGDLVITCRRSDAEHYRRLAPAAIVESGPRGLRFRAVRMLWRQFALPRIARRHDVDAVHSPWPPVPLLLTRPRVVTVHDLSFYDAGQPVRRRAPLRRLALRAAVRISDEIIVPGRETAVALERATAFPAGEALVLPATDRHDAFVAAHRVAYRSAAALVPAETGPITLPLVDETPLLDGSGPEAAH
- a CDS encoding dTDP-4-dehydrorhamnose 3,5-epimerase family protein, translating into MLIRELTVPGAFEVTPRQFDDDRGTFYEWYRFDALAEAVGHPLDLRQGNGSVSRKGVVRGIHFADVPPSQAKYVTVAHGAVLDFVVDIRVGSPTFGQWDSVVLDTVDRRALYVAEGLGHCFVALTDDAAVSYLVSEVFAPQREHGITPLDETVGLDLPFARDELLLSEKDLAAPTLLEAERDGLLPTWQATTTFTRSLDESWAGR
- the rfbA gene encoding glucose-1-phosphate thymidylyltransferase RfbA; its protein translation is MKGIILAGGSGTRLWPITKGISKQLMPIFDKPMVYYPLSTLMMAGIREILVITTPEYRAQFEALLGDGGDLGISLSYASQPSPDGLAQAFLIGEQFIGDDSVALVLGDNIFHGAGLGSALRQYREIDGGLIFAYQVANPSAYGVVEFDAEGRAVSIDEKPAHPKSDYAVPGLYFYDNSVIEIAKSIRPSERGELEISSVNEHYLRAGRLQVHALDRGTAWLDTGTFESMMQASEYVRVIEDRQGYKIGCIEEIAWRAGWIDDDQLAALAAPLAKSGYGTYLQRLLRR
- a CDS encoding ABC transporter permease, producing the protein MTYGRELIATRELLLNLTIREVKGQYRRTALGQLWSIINPLATMLVYTLVFSFLLRVPPPPGEPSGLDIYALWLMCGLLPWTYFTRIVNGGVASITNNAGLITKVYFPRMHLPLSVTLSTGITFGVELGVLTIALWIFGGFPLPWLPLVVVAVVILAMFGTGLAMMLAIVNVHFRDTQHFVNVLLPMWMFLTPIIYPFSLVESAAEESGAWVVTVFQLNPMLHIVELFRALLYDNTLPGPLDWLAAIVAASVVFALGYLVFSRHERRLAELL
- a CDS encoding ABC transporter ATP-binding protein; protein product: MSGESARADEAAVVVDGVSKKFRLFHERNQTLKSAVMRGRRIVADDFWAVRDVSFTVPHGETFGLVGRNGSGKSTLLKMLARIYQPDEGRVVLNGRVSSMLEVGSGFHPELSGRENIFLNGSILGLTRKQVAARFDEIVDFSGVETFIDQPVKNYSSGMYVRLGFAVAVHTEPDILIVDEILSVGDGAFREKSRKKFLEFTGQGRTVILVSHSLSQIREMCQHVAWLHGGRLRALGAADEVVEAYEDSIESEAS
- a CDS encoding glycosyltransferase family 2 protein, translating into MTGGDVQSNAQAGEPGTARVAVVTVAYRSNEVLPGFLASIAGASSELVHTVVVDNRPDADSRAEELAAEIGAAYVAQPNNPGYGGAINAGVATLPDEVHWVLVSNPDVVLHPGVIDALVAVGESDDRIGAIGPAVLNPDGTVYPSARRVPSLRTGVGHALFVNLWHDNPWTRRYRADDEAVAARDAGWLSGACLLVRRTAFDELGGFDEHYFMYFEDVDLGYRLGKAGYRNRFEPGAAVTHVGAHTTASDSSVMIRAHHDSARRFISRKYAGWHLWPVRAALGVGLSVRSAVLARGSR